The nucleotide window TCAGCTCCATCAGGGCGTCCGGGGGCGGGCGGGCGGTGGGCTTCTTGGCCCCCTTCAGGATGCTCTTCATGTGGGTGAAGAGGGAGCTGGGCCCCTCCTTGAGGGCCCCATGGAAGGTGTAGGTTTGCTCGGTGTCCCCCGAGCCGGTGGTACTGACGGCGCTGCCGCAGGGGTCTGCGTACTGCTCCGGGGGCGCGGGCACCGCGGGGGCCGCCTTCCGCTTCTTCCGCTTGCTCAGCAGGAAGTAGGCCAGGCCGGTGACGACCAGCATGGAGCCTGGAAGGGCGCCGGGGGTCAGGGTGCCGGACGCGTTGCGGCGATCGCGAGGGGCTGTGTGgccgcggccccggccccgcgccgcgcGCGTCCTTACGGCCCGCACCGAGCTGGGCGCAGGCCCGACGCCGGCGGAGCGATGTGAGTAGGGCCAGGGCCCTGCGGCCGGGAGCTGCCCCGTCTGGGCCTCGGACCCTCCTCTGACCCCTCAGCCCTCAGCCTTCTTGTTGGCCGCGGGCCCTGCAGCCGCCACCTGGGGTCCCGTCGCCGTGCCCAGGCTCCTTCTCGGGACAGCGCGGTGGGCTGGACCCACGCTGCCCCCAGCAGCCGGACGCCGCGGGACGCTGGGCCCTGACTGCTGAACTGGCTTCCTTTCGCTCCCAGAGCGGGCGGGGAGATCCCTTCCATTTCAGCCCCCCAACTCTCAGCCAGCAAACTCAGAGGAAAGTGCACATCTCTTCGGGCGGGGAGGGTGCTGTGTGGGCTCCCTCGGGGCCCCCGCAGGGCCACAGAGGACGCTGGGGTctccagcctgagccctgagctcTGCTCTCGGCCTGCTGGGAGCGCAGCCCTGTCCAgagcaggtggggagggtggcGGTGGGGACCTGCGGGGCCAGAGCCTCCGCGGGTGTCTCGCTGTCGAGCAGCGGGGCTCGTGCCTtgccctggcctgggcagtgCTGAGTCCTTCTCGGGAGTCTGCCTGGGGGGGCGAGGACAGGGACGCTGAGAGAAACGGCAGGAAGGGTGCGGCTCCCTGCAGGGCTGGCTCCCCAGTGTTTTAGACGGGTTCATAACGAGAGGCACAGTTTTTAGAGCCAGGAAGGAGGGAACAGGAAGATACTAGCAGAAAAGGTGGTGGACAAAACCAAAGAGGTGGGAGCAATGAATCCCGGGTTCTGCAACCAGCAACTGGCTGAGCAGCAGGGGACACCAGGCGGGGTAGAAGCAGGAGACGAGGCTGTGAAGTCTTTTGGGTCCCACCATAGGTGCCCTTCAAACCTGGCTCGGGAGTTTGGACCTGGACGGGCAAGCACCGGGAAGACACAGAAGGGTTTGGGCAGGGAAGGGACCACCCTCGGACAGCTCGGATCACACGCAGTGAGGGGAGGAAAGGCCGAGTCCCCTTGGCGGGCACAGGCTCTGGATGGCTGTGTGAAGGAAGGATGCGCTTCTCCCGACCCTCCTGCTGTCGGTCAGCATGGAGGATGTCAGGCAGTTCCTCGTGCTCACACTCCAGATCACAGAGGGCCCTGGGTCTGGTGGGGGCCCTGGAACTAGCATCGGAGCAGGACTATGAGGGGCTCAGACCTTCCCGTTCAGAGCCCAGCTATGGTGGGGGCCGCATGCCTGACTACCctgcccccactccaccccatAGTCCTACCTGGGATGGTCACGTGCCAGACCAGGACAGGGTGCAGGAAGCAGGCCACCGACAGCAGCATGTAGGCCAGGAACTTCTGGAAGCAGCCCAGCCAGTGGGCCTTCTCCCTTGCTCTGTCGGCCAGGGACCCTGGCTGACACCTGCCGGGTGGGAGTCCAGGGTTGGCAGGATACAGCCCAGGAGAACACCAGCAACGTGGGAGGCCGGGGACGGGGGGCCTGGGCCTGCTTCCTGCTGTGGCATGCTTTCTGCAGTGGCCCTGGCCAAGCACCCTGCAGGGGCTGGAGTCCTGGAGGACTCCACGGTCAGAGGCCTTGTCTGAGTTCCTCCAGAGGGGCCACAGTCTTTCTGGTCAGCAGGGGAAGAAGGTAAATGCTCTTGGGTTGCTATAAGAGCCAGTGAGAAGGAGAGTGGGAGGCTCAGGGCTCACTGGGAAGTCCACAGTGAGGCAGGGAAGGTGTGCAGTATGGGAGCCACCCCGCTGGGACAGTCGTGCAGGTAGTGCACTGCAGAAGGGGCCTGGCCAGGTGGGTGAGCAGGGTGGAATCCAGCTATGCCCTGCTCACTGAGCCTTGCCTAGGCATGGGACAGCACCGGCCCTAACTGCACTCAGGGACCGCATGTGGCCCTGGCAGAGGCCTGATGTTGAGCAGGTTTCTTCAGGGGCACTGCCTCCAGGTTTCAAGAGGAGAGTGCCTGCCTTTAGATCCATCGTCTTCACCCTCTGGCTTGGCCTAGATCAGAGGGCAGGCTAGCTTTACCCGAGCAGTGGCCGGGGCACCGCCCTCCCACACGCGGGGGCCTAGGCGGCTGTGGCTCACTGGCACCCCCTGGTGGTCGCGCGTGTGCGTGCGcacctgcgtgtgtgtgtgtgtgtgtgtgtgtgtgtgtgtgtgtgtgtgtgtgtgtgtgtgtgtgtgtgtgtgtgtgtgtgtgtgtgtgtgtgtgtgtgtgtgtgtgtgtgtgtgtgtgtgtgtgtgtgtgtgtgtgtgttgccctAGCCCCCCACCCCATGGAAGTTTCAAGGACCCCTTGGCAGTGACTTTCAGCGGCAAAGGGAAAAGCTACTGTCTCGGGGCTGGTGAGCCTGGGAGGCAGCCAGTGGCCTTTCCAGGTGCCAGAACAGCTGGATTCGAGGCCCGGCTCTCTCCGGGGTCCCACCTGGGGACCCAGCCATCTAGGCTCTGGGTTCTGAGAGTTCTGGGCCTGCTGCTCCCCTAAAGCTGGCCTGCGCAGGGCCTCTGCTCCAGGGCAAGCCAGAGGGTGAAGACGATGGATCTAAAGGCAGGCACTCTCCTCTTTTGAGAGCAGTGGTCTGTGGCCCAGCCCTTGGTCCCATGCACGACAGCGTCCACATACTGAGTGTCAGCTGGGCAGCAGAGGGGCCTCCGTGGCCATGTGGCCTCAGGGGGTCCTGCCAAGTCTGCACTTCCGCCCCCACAAATGAGTATGGGGGCTTGCAGCCCCTCACTTGCCCCTGGGTCCTAGCAAGAGGCAGAGCCAGTTCTCAAACTCTGCTCTGCTCACTCCAAGCTGGGCCTTGTGCAGCGTCCTCACCCCCTGGTGGGTGGCGTGGACACTGGGGCTGAGACCGGCTGttcctggggagaggggcagctGGAATTTCCTGGGGGATCTAGGCAGGAGCAGGCCATGAGTGAAGGCTCACCTGGTTCCCTTGGTTGGGAACAGGACAAAGAAGGTGACTGAGCCCCACAGGCTTGAGCCCACCCCTAGGCCGGGGCTCTCCGTACCGTGGAGGGGAACCTGTCCATGGTAGCTTCAGGAGCAGGACACCCCCTGGTCATGGCCTCTTGGGCAGAGCGTCTGGGGTGTGTGGGCTGGGTGGCGGTGGTGGAGGGGCCTCTCTGGAGGCTACTTACTGGAAGCAGAGGGCCAGCAGCTGAGCCACAAAGTAGGCCCCTTCGCACACGGAGACGGCGGCTCCTGTAAAGCTGCAGGCAGAGACAGGTGAGCGAGGCTGGCACTTCTGACGCTCGTTCGCTTTCTCCAGGGCTGTCTTCTCGCagcgcctcggcctcctgagcgTCTGCGGCCAGCAGACTGAGCTGGGCTGTTCTGACCTAATCGTTGCACCCAGACCGCATTCCCCCGGGGCCGTCTGGATGTGGGGGCCTGTCCTGGGCCGGGCCACATGGCGGAGGGGGCGAGAGCCGGGGCTCAGAGACAGGCGAGGAGGAAGCTGTGGGCAGCAGCGGGGATGGGCCTCACCCTGGCACCCTGTGTGGGCGCTGGCAGGTGCGTCCTTCTACCTACTGGCTGCAGGACTGACACCCACTGCCTGGGGTTCCAGGCTTAAATAGGGAGCTGTTCCTTGcgcttccttctccctcttttcccATCGTCCAGTCACCAGGACCGTGACCGTACCCCTTCAATGCCTTTGGAACCACACCCATCCTCTCTGGCCTCACCGGCATTGCCTGGGTTCAGGCCCTGCCCCCAGATGGGGCACCGGCTCCCCTTGGTCTCGTTGACCGCCCCCACCCCGTCTCCTGCTCGTCCACGCTGCCATGCCTGGCTGACCTCGCACACCCGAATCTGACGGTGTTCCTTCTGAGCCAGAATGGGGCTCAGGGCTCCTCCTGCTCCCAGTGGGGTCCGGGAGCTGTCCAATCAGAATCTGCTGGGGAGTATGTGAATCAGATTTCTGGGCCACGCCTAGACTTTGTACATCAGAATCTTTGGGAATGGGGCTTCGATATATGTTTCTGGAGGGTCTCACTGAC belongs to Lemur catta isolate mLemCat1 chromosome 14, mLemCat1.pri, whole genome shotgun sequence and includes:
- the TMEM72 gene encoding transmembrane protein 72 isoform X2; the encoded protein is MLLSVACFLHPVLVWHVTIPGSMLVVTGLAYFLLSKRKKRKAAPAVPAPPEQYADPCGSAVSTTGSGDTEQTYTFHGALKEGPSSLFTHMKSILKGAKKPTARPPPDALMELSLEPADSLAKKKQVHFEDNVVRIIPSLAEGLDEGGDSEAEETTSDTTPIIPPAQAPLLPSSLTATGLF
- the TMEM72 gene encoding transmembrane protein 72 isoform X1 — translated: MKLQVFWMGLEYTCRLLGITTATVLIGVGTETFLQGQFKSLAFYLLFTGAAVSVCEGAYFVAQLLALCFQCQPGSLADRAREKAHWLGCFQKFLAYMLLSVACFLHPVLVWHVTIPGSMLVVTGLAYFLLSKRKKRKAAPAVPAPPEQYADPCGSAVSTTGSGDTEQTYTFHGALKEGPSSLFTHMKSILKGAKKPTARPPPDALMELSLEPADSLAKKKQVHFEDNVVRIIPSLAEGLDEGGDSEAEETTSDTTPIIPPAQAPLLPSSLTATGLF